A stretch of Streptomyces vietnamensis DNA encodes these proteins:
- the xylA gene encoding xylose isomerase: MSSAPLVPTPAHKFTFGLWTVGWQGRDPFGDATRPALDPVETVQRLAELGAYGVTFHDDDLIPFGAGDATREETVKRFRAALDGAGLKVPMATTNLFTHPVFKDGAFTANDRDVRRYALRKTIRNIDLAVELGASVYVAWGGREGAESGAAKDVRTALDRLKEAFDLLGEYVEEQGYDLRFAIEPKPNEPRGDILLPTVGHALAFINELERPERVGVNPEVGHEQMAGLNFPHGIAQALWHDKLFHIDLNGQSGIKYDQDLRFGAGDLRQAFWLVDLLESAGYDGPRHFDFKPPRTEDFDGVWASAAGCMRNYLLLAERSRAFRSDPEVQAALAASRLPELALPTAEDGLTGLLADSSAFEEFDVEAAAGRGMAFEQLDQLALEHLLGAR; encoded by the coding sequence ATGTCCAGCGCCCCGCTCGTCCCCACCCCCGCGCACAAGTTCACCTTCGGCCTGTGGACCGTCGGCTGGCAGGGGCGCGACCCCTTCGGCGACGCGACGCGCCCCGCCCTCGACCCGGTCGAGACCGTGCAGCGACTGGCCGAACTCGGCGCCTACGGCGTCACCTTCCACGACGACGACCTGATCCCCTTCGGCGCGGGCGACGCCACGCGCGAGGAGACCGTCAAGCGCTTCCGCGCCGCGCTGGACGGCGCCGGTCTCAAGGTCCCGATGGCGACCACCAACCTGTTCACCCACCCCGTCTTCAAGGACGGCGCCTTCACCGCCAACGACCGCGACGTACGGCGCTACGCGCTGCGCAAGACGATCCGCAACATCGACCTGGCCGTGGAGCTCGGCGCCTCGGTCTACGTCGCCTGGGGCGGTCGCGAGGGCGCGGAGTCCGGCGCGGCCAAGGACGTGCGCACCGCGCTCGACCGGCTGAAGGAGGCCTTCGACCTGCTGGGCGAGTACGTCGAGGAGCAGGGCTACGACCTGCGGTTCGCGATCGAGCCCAAGCCCAACGAGCCGCGCGGCGACATCCTGCTGCCCACGGTCGGCCACGCCCTGGCGTTCATCAACGAGCTGGAGCGCCCCGAGCGGGTCGGTGTCAACCCGGAGGTGGGCCACGAGCAGATGGCCGGGCTCAACTTCCCGCACGGCATCGCCCAGGCCCTGTGGCACGACAAGCTGTTCCACATCGACCTCAACGGCCAGTCCGGCATCAAGTACGACCAGGACCTGCGCTTCGGCGCGGGAGACCTCCGGCAGGCCTTCTGGCTGGTCGACCTCCTCGAGTCGGCCGGCTACGACGGCCCGCGCCACTTCGACTTCAAGCCGCCGCGCACCGAGGACTTCGACGGCGTCTGGGCCTCGGCGGCCGGCTGCATGCGCAACTACCTGCTGCTGGCCGAGCGCTCCCGTGCCTTCCGGTCCGACCCGGAGGTGCAGGCCGCGCTCGCCGCCTCCCGGCTTCCCGAGCTCGCCCTCCCCACCGCGGAGGACGGCCTGACCGGGCTCCTCGCGGACAGCTCCGCCTTCGAGGAGTTCGACGTCGAGGCCGCCGCCGGGCGCGGCATGGCCTTCGAGCAGCTGGACCAGCTGGCCCTCGAACACCTCCTCGGCGCCCGCTGA
- the xylB gene encoding xylulokinase gives MTEQRVVIGVDSSTQSTKALAVDIDTGAVLGEGRAPHTVSTGAGRESDPEQWWRAFEEAAVRTGWAERAAAVSIAGQQHGLVTLDAAGAPVRPALLWNDVRSAPQAAELRAALGPAELVHRTGSLPTAAFTAPKWAWLRANEPAAADRVAAVRLPHDFLTERLTGEAVTDRGDASGTGWWGPDGYDKDVLDRIGLDPALLPQVLAPGAPAGAVRPGTALREGTPVAAGTGDNMAAALGLGLRPGQPVLSLGTSGTVYAVGRTRPVDPSGTVAGFADALGGWLPLACTLNCTLAVDRFAALLGRGREEVEDGGSAVVLPYLDGERTPDLPAASGLVHGLRHDTTPGQLLQAAYDGAAHALLTALDDVLRAGGEDPAGDEPLLLIGGGARGRAWQRTVLRLSGRAVRVPDAQELVALGAAAQAAALLTGEPADAVARRWRTAEGPVLEPVPRDTDALERIGDTLRRAGALQGAPAEDR, from the coding sequence ATGACCGAGCAGCGTGTCGTGATCGGCGTCGACAGCTCGACCCAGTCCACCAAGGCCCTCGCCGTCGACATCGACACGGGCGCGGTCCTGGGCGAGGGACGCGCCCCGCACACCGTCAGCACGGGAGCCGGCCGCGAGAGCGATCCCGAGCAGTGGTGGCGGGCGTTCGAGGAGGCCGCCGTGCGGACGGGCTGGGCCGAGCGCGCGGCCGCCGTCTCGATCGCCGGCCAGCAGCACGGCCTCGTCACCCTCGACGCGGCCGGAGCGCCGGTCCGCCCCGCGCTGCTGTGGAACGACGTCCGGTCCGCCCCCCAGGCCGCCGAGCTGAGGGCCGCACTCGGCCCGGCGGAGCTCGTCCACCGCACCGGCAGCCTCCCGACCGCCGCCTTCACCGCCCCCAAATGGGCCTGGCTGCGCGCCAACGAGCCCGCCGCGGCCGACCGCGTCGCCGCCGTCCGCCTCCCGCACGACTTCCTGACCGAGCGGCTGACCGGGGAGGCGGTGACCGATCGCGGAGACGCGTCGGGCACCGGCTGGTGGGGCCCGGACGGCTACGACAAGGACGTCCTCGACCGCATCGGCCTCGACCCGGCCCTGCTGCCGCAGGTCCTCGCGCCGGGCGCGCCGGCCGGCGCGGTCCGCCCGGGGACGGCGCTGCGCGAGGGGACACCGGTGGCCGCCGGAACCGGCGACAACATGGCCGCCGCCCTCGGTCTCGGCCTGCGGCCCGGGCAGCCGGTGCTCAGCCTCGGCACCTCCGGGACGGTCTACGCCGTCGGCAGGACCCGGCCGGTGGACCCGAGCGGGACGGTCGCGGGCTTCGCCGACGCCCTCGGCGGCTGGCTGCCGCTCGCCTGCACGCTGAACTGCACCCTCGCCGTCGACCGCTTCGCCGCCCTCCTCGGACGCGGGCGCGAGGAGGTCGAGGACGGTGGTTCCGCGGTGGTGCTGCCCTACCTGGACGGTGAGCGCACACCGGATCTCCCGGCCGCCTCCGGACTGGTCCACGGACTGCGCCACGACACCACACCGGGGCAGCTGCTCCAAGCCGCCTACGACGGCGCCGCCCACGCCCTGCTCACCGCCCTGGACGACGTCCTGCGCGCGGGCGGCGAGGACCCGGCGGGTGACGAGCCGCTGCTGCTGATCGGCGGCGGCGCCCGCGGCCGCGCCTGGCAGCGGACCGTCCTGCGGCTCTCGGGCCGGGCCGTCCGGGTGCCCGACGCGCAGGAACTGGTCGCGCTCGGCGCGGCCGCCCAGGCCGCCGCACTGCTCACCGGCGAGCCCGCCGACGCGGTGGCACGCCGGTGGCGCACCGCCGAGGGCCCGGTCCTCGAGCCCGTGCCACGGGACACGGACGCACTCGAACGGATCGGCGATACCCTGCGTCGGGCCGGGGCCTTGCAGGGAGCCCCGGCCGAGGACCGGTAA
- a CDS encoding ROK family transcriptional regulator, which produces MRRRNLSVVLGAVAAHGPLTRPLSRADVAARVGLTRAAVSSLVDELIGRGALTEAETAPDGRVGRPGRALSVSDRGPAGLGLEIGVTHLGACVVDLRGEPRVWRRAERANAGRPAGQVLAEIAALAAEAEAEARDLGLRVEGRVLAVPGVVPNEAVGRIERAPNLDWRSVGVADHWPDQDTVPEPENEANLGALAEYWNAEQAEETFVHVSAEAGIGAALVIDGQLFRGVRGFAGELGHIPVYPDGVRCACGARGCLEQYAGQAAVLREAGLEQHGRQGDPVALLAERAGAGHAPTLAALDRAGRALGLALASAVDLIDPDGLVLGGIYAELAEWLLPSVRAELADRVRVRPWAPEALRPSALGRRGPVLGAAQTTIRRIMADPTLLPAG; this is translated from the coding sequence ATGCGGCGGCGGAACCTCTCGGTGGTCCTCGGCGCGGTCGCCGCGCACGGCCCGCTCACCCGCCCGCTGTCCCGCGCGGACGTCGCCGCACGCGTCGGCCTGACCAGGGCGGCCGTCTCCTCGCTGGTCGACGAACTGATCGGGCGGGGTGCGCTGACCGAGGCGGAGACCGCGCCCGACGGACGGGTCGGCCGCCCCGGACGCGCGCTGTCGGTGAGTGACCGGGGCCCCGCGGGCCTCGGTCTGGAGATCGGGGTCACGCACCTCGGCGCGTGCGTCGTGGACCTGCGCGGAGAACCCCGGGTGTGGCGCCGTGCGGAACGGGCGAACGCCGGGCGTCCGGCAGGGCAGGTGCTGGCGGAGATCGCCGCGCTGGCCGCCGAGGCGGAGGCCGAGGCCCGCGACCTCGGGCTGCGCGTCGAGGGCCGGGTCCTGGCCGTGCCCGGGGTGGTGCCGAACGAAGCGGTCGGACGGATCGAGCGCGCACCCAACCTCGACTGGCGCTCCGTCGGCGTCGCCGACCACTGGCCCGACCAGGACACCGTGCCCGAGCCGGAGAACGAGGCCAACCTCGGGGCCCTGGCCGAGTACTGGAACGCCGAGCAGGCCGAGGAGACCTTCGTGCACGTCTCCGCGGAGGCCGGGATCGGTGCCGCCCTGGTCATCGACGGGCAGTTGTTCCGGGGCGTCCGAGGCTTCGCCGGCGAACTCGGCCACATCCCCGTCTACCCCGACGGAGTCCGGTGCGCCTGCGGCGCGCGCGGTTGCCTGGAGCAGTACGCGGGCCAGGCGGCCGTGCTGCGCGAGGCCGGCCTGGAGCAGCACGGCCGGCAGGGCGACCCGGTCGCCCTGCTGGCCGAACGGGCGGGTGCCGGGCACGCCCCGACCCTGGCGGCGCTCGACCGCGCGGGCCGCGCCCTGGGCCTCGCCCTCGCGTCCGCCGTCGACCTCATCGACCCGGACGGACTCGTCCTCGGCGGCATCTACGCCGAACTGGCCGAGTGGCTGCTGCCGTCCGTCCGTGCCGAACTGGCCGACCGGGTCAGGGTCCGGCCCTGGGCCCCGGAGGCGCTGCGCCCGTCCGCCCTGGGGCGGCGCGGACCCGTGCTCGGTGCCGCGCAGACCACGATCCGCCGGATCATGGCGGACCCCACCCTGCTCCCGGCGGGGTGA
- a CDS encoding universal stress protein — protein sequence MTVVVWITEGTWPACVDAARAHAPQGAEIVLLHVSGEEVPGVAHGAFAGLLGRGHPERDPGTRVETLAAASAQHLLDAAADRLGRPCAHVERTGRVEREVVAAAEGAELLVLARDGDRTRLGPHSLGPATRFVVDHAPCPVLLVWPEPAPDTATIPPPPDRP from the coding sequence GTGACCGTCGTCGTCTGGATCACCGAAGGCACCTGGCCCGCCTGTGTCGACGCCGCCCGCGCGCACGCGCCGCAGGGCGCGGAGATCGTCCTGCTGCACGTCAGCGGCGAGGAGGTGCCGGGCGTCGCGCACGGCGCGTTCGCCGGGCTGCTCGGCCGCGGCCATCCCGAGAGGGACCCCGGCACCCGGGTGGAGACCCTGGCGGCGGCCTCCGCCCAGCACCTCCTGGACGCCGCGGCCGACCGTCTCGGCCGGCCCTGCGCCCACGTGGAGCGCACCGGACGCGTCGAGCGCGAGGTCGTCGCAGCGGCCGAGGGCGCCGAGCTGCTCGTCCTCGCGCGCGACGGCGACCGCACCCGCCTCGGACCGCACAGCCTCGGCCCCGCGACCCGTTTCGTCGTCGACCACGCGCCGTGTCCCGTACTGCTCGTCTGGCCGGAACCGGCACCGGACACGGCCACGATCCCTCCCCCGCCCGACCGGCCGTAG
- a CDS encoding arsenic transporter: MSTSFAEALSIGLLVLVLVCAVVRPWGWPEAVVAVPAAGLVVVTGAISPADAWAEAERLGPVIGFLAAVLVLAQLCDDEGLFRACGAWMARTSAGSPRRLLVQVFVVASVITAVLSLDATVVLLTPVVFVTAARLGARPKPHVYACTHLSNTASLLLPVSNLTNLLAFAASGLSFTRFAALMTLPWLAAIAVEYVVLRRFFASDLDAGAPPAAEVTAPEMPLFALVTVACTLAGFILTSVVGVDPAWAALAGALVLAVRALVRRSTTPVAIVRSASVPFLAFVLALGIVVRAVVDNGLASALGHLVPDGSSLPALLGTAALAAVLANVINNLPATLVLLPLAVPSGPGAVLAVLLGVNIGPNLTYAGSLATLLWRRIVREHDTDIGLGEFTRLGLLVVPAALTLAVVALWGSLQLIGT, from the coding sequence CTGAGTACGTCGTTCGCGGAAGCGCTGTCCATCGGGCTGCTCGTGCTGGTGCTGGTCTGTGCGGTGGTGCGGCCGTGGGGCTGGCCGGAGGCCGTGGTCGCGGTTCCCGCGGCCGGGCTGGTCGTCGTCACCGGCGCGATCTCGCCGGCCGACGCGTGGGCCGAGGCGGAACGGCTCGGACCGGTGATCGGGTTCCTCGCCGCTGTCCTGGTGCTGGCCCAGCTGTGCGACGACGAAGGCCTGTTCCGCGCCTGCGGGGCGTGGATGGCCCGGACGTCCGCCGGGAGTCCGCGGCGGCTGCTTGTGCAGGTGTTCGTGGTCGCCTCCGTGATCACGGCGGTGCTCAGCCTGGACGCCACCGTGGTGCTGCTCACCCCGGTGGTGTTCGTCACCGCGGCCCGGCTCGGCGCCCGGCCCAAGCCGCATGTCTACGCCTGCACCCACCTCTCGAACACCGCCTCGCTGCTGCTGCCGGTCTCCAACCTCACCAATCTGCTGGCCTTCGCCGCCAGTGGGCTGAGCTTCACCCGGTTCGCCGCGCTGATGACGCTCCCGTGGCTGGCGGCCATCGCCGTCGAGTACGTGGTGCTGCGCCGGTTCTTCGCCTCCGACCTGGACGCGGGTGCGCCGCCCGCGGCCGAGGTGACGGCACCGGAGATGCCGCTGTTCGCCCTCGTCACCGTCGCCTGCACGCTCGCCGGATTCATCCTGACCTCGGTCGTCGGTGTCGATCCGGCCTGGGCCGCCCTGGCCGGCGCGCTCGTGCTCGCCGTCCGGGCCCTGGTCCGGCGCAGCACCACCCCGGTCGCGATCGTCCGCTCGGCCTCCGTGCCGTTCCTGGCCTTCGTGCTGGCGCTCGGCATCGTGGTCCGTGCCGTCGTCGACAACGGACTGGCCTCCGCGCTCGGACACCTCGTCCCCGACGGCAGCTCCCTGCCCGCGCTGCTCGGCACGGCGGCGCTGGCCGCGGTGCTGGCGAACGTCATCAACAATCTGCCCGCCACGCTCGTGCTGCTGCCGCTGGCCGTCCCGTCCGGCCCCGGGGCGGTCCTGGCGGTGCTGCTCGGCGTGAACATCGGCCCCAACCTCACCTACGCCGGGTCCCTGGCCACCCTGTTGTGGCGGCGCATCGTCCGCGAGCACGACACCGACATCGGCCTGGGCGAGTTCACCCGGCTCGGTCTGCTCGTCGTGCCCGCCGCCCTGACACTGGCCGTGGTGGCACTGTGGGGTTCGCTGCAGCTCATCGGAACATGA
- a CDS encoding MarR family winged helix-turn-helix transcriptional regulator produces MTATDPALTALASGWGALSLLHDRIESHIERALQSGHGLSVREYSLLDVLSRQHSGPGGHLQMKQVADAVVLSQSATTRLVTRLEDRGLLSRYLCPTDRRGIYTDVTPAGLKLLDEARPTNDAALRQALDEAAGNPELASLVAAVEAVDAPAQRA; encoded by the coding sequence ATGACCGCCACGGACCCCGCACTCACCGCACTCGCCAGCGGCTGGGGCGCGCTCTCCCTGCTGCACGACCGGATCGAGTCGCACATCGAGCGCGCCCTGCAGTCCGGGCACGGTCTGAGCGTGCGGGAGTACTCGCTGCTCGACGTCCTCAGCCGCCAGCACAGCGGCCCCGGCGGCCACCTCCAGATGAAGCAGGTCGCCGACGCGGTCGTCCTCAGCCAGAGCGCCACGACGCGCCTGGTCACCCGTCTGGAAGATCGCGGACTGCTGTCCCGGTACCTGTGCCCGACCGACCGGCGCGGCATCTACACCGATGTCACCCCGGCCGGCCTGAAGCTCCTCGACGAGGCCAGGCCGACCAATGACGCCGCCCTCCGCCAGGCGCTGGACGAGGCCGCCGGGAACCCCGAGCTGGCCTCACTGGTCGCGGCGGTCGAGGCCGTCGACGCACCGGCACAGCGCGCCTGA
- a CDS encoding ABC transporter substrate-binding protein — MRIHTTRRLLGALAVVSALALSATACGSDAADGGSGSAGPKDVAAALAKGGKVTVWAWEPTLKKVAEDFEKKYPKVDVELVNAGTGDKQYTALQNAIAAGSGAPDVAQVEYYALGQFTIAKSVEDLAPYGAQKHALDFTGGPWNAVHQDKSIYALPMDSGPMAFFYNKKVFDKHSIKVPTTWDEYVDAARALHKADPKVFIANDTGDAGATTSLIWQAGGRPYKTDGTDVTVDFGDEGTKKYTATWQKLLDEKLVAPVTSWSDAWYKGLADGSIATLSTGAWMPANLSSGVASASGDWRVAPLPQWTKGAKASAENGGSSLAVPKAAKNKELAYAFTEFATTGAGASSRIAQGAFPATRADLESKAFLDTAFPYFGGQKANQIFAESAKNVGTDWSYLPYQVYANSIFNDTVGKAYVSPTKLTDGLKAWQDASVKYGNDQGFTVNK, encoded by the coding sequence ATGCGAATCCACACCACCCGCAGACTCCTCGGCGCGCTCGCCGTGGTCTCCGCCCTCGCGCTGTCGGCCACGGCCTGCGGTTCCGACGCCGCGGACGGCGGCTCCGGCTCGGCGGGCCCGAAGGACGTCGCGGCCGCGCTGGCGAAGGGCGGCAAGGTGACCGTGTGGGCGTGGGAGCCCACGCTGAAGAAGGTGGCGGAGGACTTCGAGAAGAAGTACCCCAAGGTCGACGTCGAGCTGGTCAACGCGGGCACCGGCGACAAGCAGTACACCGCCCTGCAGAACGCGATAGCGGCCGGCTCCGGCGCCCCCGACGTGGCCCAGGTCGAGTACTACGCGCTCGGCCAGTTCACCATCGCCAAGTCCGTCGAGGACCTCGCCCCGTACGGCGCGCAGAAGCACGCCCTGGACTTCACCGGCGGCCCGTGGAACGCCGTCCACCAGGACAAGTCCATCTACGCCCTGCCGATGGACTCCGGCCCGATGGCGTTCTTCTACAACAAGAAGGTCTTCGACAAGCACAGCATCAAGGTCCCCACCACGTGGGACGAGTACGTGGACGCCGCCCGCGCCCTCCACAAGGCCGACCCGAAGGTCTTCATCGCCAACGACACGGGCGACGCCGGTGCCACCACCAGCCTGATCTGGCAGGCCGGCGGCCGCCCGTACAAGACCGACGGCACGGACGTCACCGTCGACTTCGGTGACGAGGGCACCAAGAAGTACACGGCCACCTGGCAGAAGCTCCTCGACGAGAAGCTGGTCGCGCCCGTCACCTCCTGGAGCGACGCCTGGTACAAGGGCCTCGCCGACGGCTCCATCGCCACCCTCTCCACCGGCGCCTGGATGCCCGCCAACCTCTCCTCCGGCGTCGCCTCCGCCTCCGGCGACTGGCGGGTCGCCCCGCTCCCGCAGTGGACGAAGGGCGCCAAGGCCAGTGCGGAGAACGGCGGCAGCTCGCTCGCCGTCCCGAAGGCCGCGAAGAACAAGGAACTCGCCTACGCCTTCACCGAGTTCGCCACCACCGGCGCCGGAGCGAGCTCCCGCATCGCGCAGGGCGCGTTCCCCGCGACCCGCGCCGACCTCGAGTCCAAGGCCTTCCTCGACACCGCCTTCCCGTACTTCGGCGGCCAGAAGGCCAACCAGATCTTCGCCGAGTCCGCGAAGAACGTCGGCACCGACTGGTCCTACCTGCCCTACCAGGTGTACGCCAACTCGATCTTCAACGACACCGTCGGCAAGGCCTACGTCTCCCCGACCAAGCTCACCGACGGCCTGAAGGCCTGGCAGGACGCGAGCGTGAAGTACGGCAACGACCAGGGCTTCACCGTCAACAAGTAG
- a CDS encoding carbohydrate ABC transporter permease, producing the protein MTTTLTRTPSATTATTAKRRARRPHTPLDPRPSIPLTLVTGLVLVYTLLPLAWLLINATKDQKGLLGSFGLWFADDFNLWDNVTRTLTYDDGVFVRWLLNTLLYVAAGAGGATVLAVLGGYALAKYDFPGRKAVFAVVIGAVAVPGTALAVPTFLMFSKMGLTNTPWAVIIPSLISPFGLYLMWVFAAEAVPKELLEAARIDGSGELRTFFTIALPLLTPGTVTVLLFSMVATWNNYFLPLIMIKDPDWYPLTLGLNAWNAQAQTAGGEAVFDLIVTGSLLTIVPIVAVFLLLQRYWQSGLAAGSVKE; encoded by the coding sequence ATGACCACCACCCTCACCCGGACCCCCTCGGCCACCACGGCCACCACGGCGAAGCGCCGCGCACGTCGCCCCCACACCCCGCTCGACCCGCGCCCCAGCATCCCGCTGACCCTCGTCACCGGTCTCGTCCTGGTCTACACCCTGCTCCCCCTGGCCTGGCTGCTCATCAACGCCACCAAGGACCAGAAGGGACTGCTCGGCTCCTTCGGGCTCTGGTTCGCCGACGACTTCAACCTGTGGGACAACGTCACCCGCACGCTCACCTACGACGACGGCGTCTTCGTCCGCTGGCTGCTCAACACCCTGCTGTACGTCGCCGCCGGCGCGGGCGGCGCCACGGTCCTCGCCGTCCTCGGCGGCTACGCCCTCGCCAAGTACGACTTCCCCGGCCGCAAGGCGGTCTTCGCGGTGGTCATCGGCGCCGTGGCCGTCCCCGGCACCGCCCTCGCGGTACCCACCTTCCTGATGTTCAGCAAGATGGGCCTGACGAACACCCCGTGGGCCGTCATCATCCCGTCCCTCATCTCCCCCTTCGGGCTCTACCTCATGTGGGTCTTCGCGGCCGAGGCCGTACCGAAGGAACTCCTGGAGGCCGCGCGCATCGACGGCTCCGGCGAGCTGCGGACCTTCTTCACCATCGCGCTTCCCCTGCTGACGCCCGGCACGGTGACGGTTCTGCTCTTCTCGATGGTCGCGACCTGGAACAACTACTTCCTGCCGCTGATCATGATCAAGGACCCCGACTGGTACCCGCTGACCCTCGGGCTCAACGCCTGGAACGCCCAGGCCCAGACCGCCGGCGGCGAGGCCGTCTTCGACCTCATCGTCACCGGCTCCCTGCTCACGATCGTCCCGATCGTGGCGGTCTTCCTCCTGCTCCAGCGGTACTGGCAGTCCGGCCTGGCCGCGGGCAGCGTCAAGGAGTGA